One window from the genome of Natator depressus isolate rNatDep1 chromosome 27, rNatDep2.hap1, whole genome shotgun sequence encodes:
- the COPZ2 gene encoding coatomer subunit zeta-2 isoform X2, translated as MQRPEARPRQHPEGAAPGGGGGGDRAAAAAAAGAMDPTRLLFQEPSLYTVKAIFILDNDGQRLLAKYYDDTFPSTKEQKTFERSVFNKTHKTDSEIAFLEGLTIVYKSSIDLFFYVVGSSQENELMLVAVLTCLFDSLNHMLRKNVEKRSLLDNLDGVFLVVDEIVDGGVILESDPQQVIQKVNFRTVSEPAAYGWTTALCLSKASPRFCNLPKSKLNGPY; from the exons ATGCAGCGGCCCGAGGCCCGGCCACGTCAGCACCCCGAGGGGGCTGCCCCGGGGGGCGGAGGCGGCGGGGACCGGGCAGCTGCAGCAGCCGCCGCGGGAGCCATGGACCCCACGAGGCTGCTG TTTCAGGAGCCTTCCCTCTACACAGTCAAGGCCATATTCATCTTGGACAATGATGGACAGCGACTCTTAGCCAAG TACTACGACGACACCTTTCCATCCACGAAAGAACAGAAGACCTTTGAGAGGAGCGTTTTCAATAAAACCCACAAAACTGATA GTGAGATCGCCTTTCTGGAGGGGCTGACCATTGTCTATAAAAGCAGCATTGACCTCTTTTTCTACGTGGTGGGGAGTTCCCAGGAAAATGAG CTGATGCTAGTGGCAGTTCTCACCTGTCTCTTCGACTCCCTCAATCACATGTTACG GAAGAATGTAGAGAAGCGCTCCCTGCTGGACAACCTGGACGGGGTGTTCCTTGTGGTGGATGAGATCGTCGACGGGGG CGTGATTCTGGAGAGCGATCCTCAACAAGTGATCCAGAAGGTGAACTTCAGG ACGGTCTCGGAGCCTGCGGCATACGG GTGGACGACAGCCCTCTGTCTGAGCAAAGCGTCGCCCAG GTTCTGCAATCTGCCAAAGAGCAAATTAAATGGTCCTTATTAA
- the COPZ2 gene encoding coatomer subunit zeta-2 isoform X1, with protein sequence MQRPEARPRQHPEGAAPGGGGGGDRAAAAAAAGAMDPTRLLFQEPSLYTVKAIFILDNDGQRLLAKYYDDTFPSTKEQKTFERSVFNKTHKTDSEIAFLEGLTIVYKSSIDLFFYVVGSSQENELMLVAVLTCLFDSLNHMLRKNVEKRSLLDNLDGVFLVVDEIVDGGVILESDPQQVIQKVNFRVDDSPLSEQSVAQVLQSAKEQIKWSLLK encoded by the exons ATGCAGCGGCCCGAGGCCCGGCCACGTCAGCACCCCGAGGGGGCTGCCCCGGGGGGCGGAGGCGGCGGGGACCGGGCAGCTGCAGCAGCCGCCGCGGGAGCCATGGACCCCACGAGGCTGCTG TTTCAGGAGCCTTCCCTCTACACAGTCAAGGCCATATTCATCTTGGACAATGATGGACAGCGACTCTTAGCCAAG TACTACGACGACACCTTTCCATCCACGAAAGAACAGAAGACCTTTGAGAGGAGCGTTTTCAATAAAACCCACAAAACTGATA GTGAGATCGCCTTTCTGGAGGGGCTGACCATTGTCTATAAAAGCAGCATTGACCTCTTTTTCTACGTGGTGGGGAGTTCCCAGGAAAATGAG CTGATGCTAGTGGCAGTTCTCACCTGTCTCTTCGACTCCCTCAATCACATGTTACG GAAGAATGTAGAGAAGCGCTCCCTGCTGGACAACCTGGACGGGGTGTTCCTTGTGGTGGATGAGATCGTCGACGGGGG CGTGATTCTGGAGAGCGATCCTCAACAAGTGATCCAGAAGGTGAACTTCAGG GTGGACGACAGCCCTCTGTCTGAGCAAAGCGTCGCCCAG GTTCTGCAATCTGCCAAAGAGCAAATTAAATGGTCCTTATTAAAGTGA